In Mesoaciditoga lauensis cd-1655R = DSM 25116, a single genomic region encodes these proteins:
- a CDS encoding CTP synthase — MKYVTITGGVLSGIGKGITAASIGASLQNQGLTVDVLKIDPYLNVDAGTMNPNQHGEVFVTEDGYEADLDLGHYERFLGKNMTRWNNVTAGQIYSNVIAKERKGEYLGATVQMIPHVTAEIKERISKLKGDVAIIEIGGTVGDIESEIFLEAIREFSMENGRNENFVFVHVTYIPYLKVTNEFKTKPTQQSIQILRRAGISPDVIVLRTEKKISHHTIKKVALFGGVKEESVFGLEDAPNVYSIPQKIHTLGMDKLIMEKFGINGKNEFNWEYPVPNKDAKIAMVGKYLATDDAYKSVLESVILCGYKKPEMIDSESLEGLQNDELESKLQGYAGFIIPGGFGSRGIEGMIRAIKYAREHDVPLLGLCLGMQLMIIEYARNVENLKGANSTEFDPDTPYPVIDLMEHQKKVLKLGGTMRLGAEEIKVSKWSNLYNIYKRETISERHRHRYEANLRDFRDMFRLKEEEPSDRLNVSALSNFVEAVELPNKKFYLGVQFHPEYASKVSSPHPIFMKFLEKSFENKGKN; from the coding sequence TACGTCACGATTACAGGAGGAGTTTTAAGTGGCATCGGAAAAGGAATAACCGCAGCTTCAATAGGGGCCTCTCTTCAAAATCAAGGATTAACGGTCGATGTGTTGAAGATAGACCCATACTTAAACGTAGACGCGGGAACAATGAATCCCAACCAACATGGCGAAGTGTTCGTAACAGAAGATGGATATGAAGCGGATTTGGATTTGGGGCATTACGAAAGATTTTTGGGCAAAAACATGACGCGTTGGAACAACGTTACCGCTGGGCAGATCTATTCCAACGTTATCGCAAAGGAAAGAAAAGGAGAATACTTGGGAGCCACCGTTCAGATGATTCCTCACGTAACGGCAGAAATAAAGGAAAGAATTTCAAAATTGAAAGGTGATGTGGCGATAATTGAAATAGGCGGTACGGTGGGAGACATAGAATCTGAGATCTTCCTTGAAGCCATAAGAGAATTTTCCATGGAAAATGGGAGAAATGAAAATTTCGTGTTTGTCCACGTTACATACATTCCATATTTGAAAGTTACAAACGAATTCAAGACGAAGCCAACGCAACAGTCCATCCAAATTTTAAGAAGGGCAGGAATCTCTCCAGATGTCATCGTCTTGCGTACGGAAAAAAAGATCTCACACCATACGATAAAAAAGGTAGCGCTTTTTGGTGGCGTAAAGGAAGAATCGGTGTTTGGCCTTGAAGATGCTCCGAACGTGTATTCCATTCCCCAAAAAATACACACGTTAGGTATGGATAAACTTATAATGGAAAAGTTCGGCATAAACGGTAAAAATGAATTCAACTGGGAGTATCCCGTTCCAAATAAGGATGCAAAAATAGCGATGGTGGGAAAGTACCTGGCAACGGATGACGCTTACAAATCGGTTTTAGAAAGTGTTATCCTGTGTGGCTACAAAAAACCGGAGATGATAGATTCCGAAAGCCTGGAGGGGCTTCAAAACGACGAATTGGAATCCAAACTTCAAGGATATGCCGGCTTTATAATCCCGGGAGGTTTTGGAAGTAGGGGAATAGAGGGAATGATACGTGCCATAAAATACGCTCGTGAGCATGATGTGCCTCTTCTCGGATTATGCCTGGGAATGCAGCTTATGATAATAGAGTATGCAAGGAATGTTGAAAATCTTAAAGGTGCCAACTCCACTGAATTCGATCCAGATACTCCTTATCCGGTGATAGATCTTATGGAACACCAGAAGAAGGTCCTCAAATTGGGCGGTACAATGAGACTGGGTGCTGAAGAGATAAAAGTATCGAAATGGAGTAACTTGTACAACATATACAAGCGTGAAACAATCTCCGAAAGGCATAGGCATCGATACGAAGCAAATCTAAGGGATTTTAGGGATATGTTCAGACTTAAGGAAGAAGAGCCTTCAGATAGATTGAATGTTTCAGCCCTTTCGAATTTCGTTGAAGCGGTTGAACTGCCAAATAAGAAATTCTACCTGGGTGTTCAATTCCATCCAGAATACGCATCTAAGGTTTCTTCACCACATCCAATATTCATGAAATTTCTCGAAAAAAGCTTCGAAAATAAAGGAAAAAATTAA